From Flavobacterium lipolyticum, one genomic window encodes:
- a CDS encoding acetate/propionate family kinase — protein sequence MKILIINSGSSSIKYQLMVMPTNEVICTGMIDRIGLETSNVIFKTLSDTIEETLPIANHKVGLQKVANMLLDAEKGVIKSTSEIAAVGHRVVHGGSAFSDTVKIDEAVKLKIKELFELAPLHNPANLEGINVAEEIFSDAEQIAVFDTAFHQTMPEVAYKFAIPNYLLTEHKVRVYGFHGTSHKYVSAKAIDYLEKNSKIITIHLGNGCSMTAIKDGKSIDHTMGFSPSNGLIMGTRSGDIDQSVIFYMVKNLGYSADEVNSILLKQSGMLGLTGYSDLRDIEAEAEKGNKDCQLALLMNAYRIQKTIGSYAAALNGLDAIIFTAGIGENSSYMRKLVCTDMDYFGIELDDEKNQIRSKEIREINVPNSKAKILVIPTDEEYEIAHQVYQLLQS from the coding sequence ATGAAAATACTTATCATAAACTCAGGAAGTTCTTCAATCAAATATCAATTAATGGTTATGCCTACAAACGAGGTAATTTGTACCGGTATGATTGACAGAATTGGATTGGAAACTTCAAATGTAATTTTCAAAACCCTGTCAGATACCATTGAAGAAACACTACCGATTGCTAATCATAAGGTTGGTTTACAAAAAGTAGCCAATATGCTTTTAGATGCCGAAAAGGGAGTGATTAAATCGACCTCGGAGATTGCGGCGGTGGGTCATCGCGTGGTACACGGAGGAAGTGCCTTTAGCGATACAGTGAAAATTGATGAAGCGGTAAAATTAAAAATCAAAGAACTTTTTGAACTGGCACCATTGCATAATCCTGCTAATTTAGAAGGAATTAATGTCGCAGAAGAAATTTTTAGTGATGCAGAGCAAATTGCAGTTTTTGATACTGCATTCCATCAAACGATGCCAGAAGTAGCTTATAAGTTTGCCATTCCAAATTATCTTTTAACAGAGCATAAAGTGCGTGTTTATGGTTTTCACGGAACCAGTCATAAATACGTTTCTGCAAAAGCAATTGATTATTTAGAAAAGAATTCTAAAATAATCACCATTCACTTAGGAAATGGCTGCAGTATGACCGCTATAAAAGACGGGAAAAGTATTGATCATACCATGGGATTCTCTCCTTCAAACGGTCTTATCATGGGAACTCGTTCAGGAGATATTGATCAGTCGGTTATTTTTTATATGGTTAAGAATCTTGGGTATTCGGCAGACGAAGTAAATTCAATTTTATTGAAACAAAGTGGTATGCTTGGACTTACAGGCTACAGCGATTTGCGCGACATTGAAGCCGAAGCTGAAAAAGGAAATAAAGACTGTCAATTGGCGCTGTTAATGAATGCCTATAGAATTCAAAAAACGATTGGTTCGTACGCGGCAGCTCTAAACGGTTTGGATGCAATTATTTTCACTGCGGGAATTGGAGAGAACTCTTCTTATATGCGCAAGCTGGTTTGTACTGATATGGATTATTTTGGAATTGAACTGGATGATGAAAAGAATCAGATTCGTTCTAAAGAAATCAGAGAGATTAATGTACCAAATTCAAAAGCAAAAATTTTGGTAATCCCTACAGATGAAGAATACGAAATTGCTCATCAGGTTTATCAGCTGCTTCAAAGCTAG
- a CDS encoding AAA family ATPase encodes MEKLIVKNFGPIKEAEIDLTKYVVFIGDTSTGKSVLAKLISIFREFSNVLNNRVDNSEFLASFRDQLENYNIDFNCENSIIDYFDTDLHIRLFRNEVSVLNDSRKKMTLDDLEYFVKDKNIIESNEEMQIAIRSLSMRGQNIYIPAERILTSLVGASISGLWANNVALPNCFKDFAGKFEVARKRIRTKKYPEFDIAYFFNGHNQDFVRIGDNREIEVSLVQASSGIQSLIPLLLVLDFELLGGRIEPRLSFLIEEPELNLFPIKQKKLIDYIITGVNPTKYKVVITTHSPYVLSSLDTLMLAKNTFNEHLDLREKINSIVSEDKWIDYDDISVYEVKNDGKIYSIKNEEFRSIDTNAIDGVSDIISEEFDKLTELRYAQ; translated from the coding sequence ATGGAAAAATTAATAGTTAAAAATTTTGGACCTATTAAAGAAGCTGAAATAGATTTGACTAAATATGTTGTGTTTATTGGAGATACTTCTACTGGAAAAAGTGTTTTGGCGAAGCTGATTTCAATTTTTAGAGAATTTTCAAATGTTTTAAATAACAGAGTCGACAATTCAGAATTTCTTGCATCGTTTAGAGATCAACTTGAGAATTATAATATTGATTTTAATTGTGAAAATAGTATAATTGATTACTTTGATACTGATTTACATATTAGATTGTTTAGAAATGAAGTTTCAGTATTGAATGATTCCCGAAAGAAAATGACATTAGACGATCTCGAATATTTTGTAAAAGATAAAAATATTATAGAGTCAAATGAAGAAATGCAGATTGCTATTCGTTCCTTATCTATGAGAGGACAAAATATATATATTCCTGCGGAGAGAATTTTGACTTCTTTGGTAGGTGCTTCTATATCAGGCCTTTGGGCGAATAATGTGGCTCTTCCAAATTGTTTTAAAGATTTTGCTGGGAAATTCGAAGTAGCCAGAAAGAGAATACGAACGAAAAAATATCCAGAATTTGATATTGCTTATTTTTTTAATGGACATAATCAGGATTTTGTAAGGATCGGGGATAACAGAGAAATAGAAGTTTCTCTTGTTCAGGCTTCCAGTGGAATTCAGTCGTTGATCCCGTTGCTTTTAGTTTTGGATTTTGAATTGTTAGGAGGAAGAATTGAACCAAGATTATCTTTTTTAATAGAAGAGCCAGAGTTGAATCTATTTCCAATTAAACAAAAAAAATTAATTGACTATATAATTACAGGTGTTAATCCTACTAAATATAAAGTCGTAATTACAACTCATAGTCCATATGTACTTTCGTCTCTAGATACCTTGATGCTTGCAAAAAACACATTTAACGAGCATCTTGATCTAAGAGAAAAAATAAATTCAATTGTATCGGAAGATAAATGGATAGATTATGATGATATTTCCGTGTATGAAGTTAAAAATGATGGAAAAATATATTCTATTAAAAATGAAGAATTTCGTAGTATAGATACAAATGCAATTGATGGAGTTTCAGATATTATTTCTGAGGAATTTGACAAATTAACAGAGTTACGATATGCACAATAG
- a CDS encoding carboxypeptidase-like regulatory domain-containing protein: MTRKITISIPKPCHENWHEMSPTEKGKFCSNCQKNVIDFTKSSNREILLAYNKNENLCGRFIVSQLNRDMIIPKEKRSVWMVAAASIIAFLGLGNQTIKAQEKSKTEQTDRKQLKDSIKSKSKKDFVTYTGTLYDSQDNPLPGVNVKVKQTKVETKTNFDGEFTIKAKKGYILIFQHENFLTTEFKLNNDIKIKPKMRDYFLTGDVVLTETEDD, translated from the coding sequence ATGACCCGAAAAATAACCATTTCAATACCAAAACCTTGTCATGAAAACTGGCATGAAATGTCTCCAACTGAAAAAGGTAAGTTTTGCAGCAACTGTCAAAAAAATGTAATTGATTTTACAAAATCTTCTAACAGAGAAATTCTTCTTGCTTATAATAAAAATGAAAATTTATGCGGTCGATTCATCGTATCGCAATTGAACAGGGATATGATTATTCCCAAAGAAAAAAGATCTGTGTGGATGGTCGCAGCAGCATCAATAATTGCATTTTTAGGATTAGGAAATCAAACAATCAAAGCACAAGAAAAATCAAAAACAGAACAAACAGACCGTAAACAACTCAAAGACAGCATAAAGTCAAAATCTAAAAAAGACTTTGTAACCTATACAGGAACTTTATATGATTCTCAAGATAATCCATTACCCGGGGTTAATGTTAAAGTAAAGCAAACTAAAGTTGAAACCAAAACTAATTTTGACGGAGAATTTACAATAAAAGCAAAAAAAGGGTACATTTTAATATTCCAACATGAAAATTTCTTAACCACCGAATTTAAACTTAATAACGATATTAAAATTAAACCGAAAATGAGAGATTATTTTCTTACCGGAGATGTGGTTCTGACAGAAACAGAAGATGATTAA
- the pta gene encoding phosphate acetyltransferase, producing MSKAIYIATSDQNSGKSIVTLGLMSILIGKTAKVGYFRPIVEDFVDGELDNHIETVLSHFNLDIKFEDAFAITKSKLIKKKNKGKIGEVLDLIIEKYKKLEERFDFVLVEGTSFTGEGTSIELDLNVLIAKNLGIPTIIIGSGVGKTLEELVDSLYLVYDSFKVKEVEVLSVIANKVQPENIELVTLGLQKSLPANVLINTIPLISSLNNPTMQEIVNQLDAKVLFGGAYLNNEIGHFSVGAMQLHNYLVHLHDNALVITPGDRSDIILGALQANESANYPTISGIILTGNIVPEESILKLIEGLSSIVPIIAVDGGTYGITNKIGSIRSEIYANNTHKIETSISTFEKYVAMDDLSERLITFEAEGMTPKMFQYNMVKRARQHRKHIVLPEGNDERIIIAASRLLSMDVVDITIIGDKKQIEGKVNELGITLDFSKITIINPIESELYEDYANTYYELRKAKNISITTARDLMEDVSYFGTMMVYKGHADGMVSGAAHTTQHTILPALQFIKTKPNSSVVSSVFFMCLEDRVSVFGDCAINPNPTAEQLAEIAISSAESSSAFGIEPKIAMLSYSSGSSGKGDEVDKVRTATEIVKQKRPDLKIEGPIQYDAAVDRAVGKSKMPDSEVAGQASVLIFPDLNTGNNTYKAVQRETGALAIGPMLQGLNKPVNDLSRGCTVDDIINTVVITAIQAQGL from the coding sequence ATGAGTAAAGCAATATATATAGCTACGAGCGATCAAAACAGCGGAAAATCAATTGTAACACTTGGTTTGATGAGTATTTTGATTGGAAAAACGGCTAAAGTAGGTTATTTCAGGCCTATTGTGGAGGATTTTGTAGATGGCGAGTTAGACAATCATATCGAAACAGTACTGTCACATTTTAATCTGGATATTAAATTTGAAGATGCCTTTGCGATCACCAAAAGCAAACTAATCAAGAAAAAGAATAAAGGAAAAATAGGAGAAGTTCTCGATTTGATTATTGAGAAATATAAGAAGCTTGAAGAGCGTTTTGACTTTGTCCTGGTAGAAGGAACAAGCTTTACCGGAGAAGGAACTTCAATCGAACTTGATTTGAATGTTTTGATCGCTAAAAACCTTGGGATTCCTACTATTATTATCGGATCCGGAGTTGGTAAAACTTTAGAAGAATTAGTAGACAGCCTTTATTTAGTTTATGATTCCTTTAAAGTGAAAGAAGTTGAGGTTTTATCGGTTATTGCCAATAAAGTACAGCCTGAAAACATAGAATTGGTGACACTAGGATTGCAAAAAAGTTTGCCGGCGAATGTGCTTATCAATACCATTCCGCTGATTTCAAGTTTGAACAATCCAACGATGCAGGAAATAGTCAATCAGCTTGATGCCAAAGTACTGTTTGGAGGTGCTTATCTGAATAATGAAATCGGGCATTTTAGTGTTGGAGCAATGCAATTACACAATTATCTGGTCCATTTGCATGATAATGCATTGGTGATTACTCCCGGTGACCGTTCGGATATTATTCTGGGAGCTTTACAAGCCAACGAATCGGCCAATTATCCAACCATATCCGGAATTATTCTAACGGGAAATATAGTTCCTGAAGAAAGTATTTTAAAACTTATAGAAGGTCTTTCATCCATCGTACCTATTATAGCAGTTGATGGCGGAACTTATGGCATCACGAACAAAATTGGATCCATCAGATCAGAAATCTACGCCAATAATACCCATAAAATAGAAACTTCAATCAGTACTTTCGAAAAGTATGTTGCCATGGATGATTTATCTGAAAGGTTAATCACATTTGAAGCAGAAGGAATGACACCAAAAATGTTTCAGTACAACATGGTTAAGAGAGCCAGACAGCACCGAAAACATATTGTTTTACCGGAAGGAAACGACGAGAGAATTATCATCGCCGCTTCGAGATTGTTGTCGATGGACGTTGTCGATATTACGATCATTGGCGATAAAAAACAAATTGAAGGGAAGGTCAATGAATTGGGAATTACATTGGATTTTTCTAAAATCACTATCATTAACCCTATTGAATCAGAGCTTTATGAAGATTATGCTAACACTTATTATGAACTTCGTAAAGCCAAGAATATCAGCATTACTACCGCAAGGGATTTAATGGAAGACGTTTCTTATTTTGGAACGATGATGGTGTATAAAGGACATGCGGACGGAATGGTTTCAGGTGCTGCTCATACCACGCAGCATACCATTTTACCCGCTTTGCAATTCATTAAAACCAAGCCCAATTCATCTGTAGTGTCGTCTGTATTTTTTATGTGTTTAGAAGACAGAGTTTCTGTTTTTGGAGACTGTGCCATTAATCCAAACCCAACAGCAGAACAATTGGCAGAAATTGCCATTTCATCGGCAGAATCAAGCTCAGCGTTCGGAATTGAGCCTAAAATAGCCATGCTTTCTTATTCTTCCGGTTCTTCCGGAAAAGGGGATGAAGTAGATAAAGTAAGAACCGCAACTGAAATCGTAAAACAAAAACGTCCTGATTTAAAAATTGAAGGACCAATTCAATACGATGCCGCTGTAGATCGTGCTGTCGGAAAAAGTAAAATGCCGGACTCTGAAGTAGCAGGGCAGGCGAGTGTGCTTATTTTTCCGGATTTAAATACAGGAAACAATACCTATAAAGCAGTCCAGCGTGAAACCGGTGCTTTGGCTATCGGCCCTATGTTACAGGGGTTAAACAAACCGGTAAACGATTTAAGCCGTGGCTGTACCGTAGATGATATTATTAACACAGTAGTAATCACGGCTATTCAGGCACAAGGACTTTAA
- a CDS encoding restriction endonuclease, which produces MSLEKHIDFNQLTPDQFEELCFELLIKHGFTSITWRQGGADNGRDIEADLSISNGVLGTFNEKFFFECKRYEKGVPPSELNSKIAWADAEKPQHIVFFISSYLTNNAREWLEKVKRDRFYKIHVIEGKRLSKLLAQHDDLISKYFIRNKFINLLDETISKWTLHNLTPNFWTYYYLLDNLDKESLTTNQLVYLYVLYFTNYSKLEELENEIYHGIEISDHINELSEILKKKHSCDHSVLIGEFDFDTLSDEGYLKADEESNLKFKYDFIACEASTKQPDGKSYKLCYYLFRRLSENESIEIILHHTSSLDFKIRYSNSYNFEQFREALNLVNLRQPFQDEVLVLSSNMK; this is translated from the coding sequence ATGTCCTTAGAAAAACACATAGATTTTAATCAATTAACCCCTGATCAGTTCGAAGAGTTATGCTTCGAGCTTTTGATTAAGCATGGCTTTACATCGATAACCTGGCGACAAGGTGGAGCCGATAATGGCAGAGACATAGAAGCAGATTTATCCATTTCGAATGGGGTGCTTGGTACATTCAATGAAAAGTTCTTTTTCGAATGTAAGAGATATGAAAAAGGGGTTCCTCCTTCTGAACTAAATTCAAAAATAGCATGGGCTGATGCAGAAAAACCGCAACATATAGTATTCTTTATTTCTTCGTACCTTACAAACAATGCCAGAGAATGGCTTGAAAAAGTTAAGAGAGACAGATTTTACAAAATTCATGTTATCGAAGGAAAGAGATTAAGTAAATTACTTGCCCAGCACGATGACCTGATTTCAAAATATTTTATAAGAAACAAGTTTATTAATCTTTTAGATGAAACAATAAGTAAGTGGACTCTACATAACCTTACACCAAATTTTTGGACTTACTATTATCTTTTAGATAACCTCGACAAAGAGTCGCTGACTACCAACCAACTTGTATATCTTTATGTTTTATATTTCACTAACTATTCTAAATTAGAGGAACTGGAAAATGAAATTTATCATGGAATAGAAATTTCAGATCACATAAATGAACTAAGTGAAATACTAAAGAAAAAACATTCATGTGACCATTCGGTTTTGATTGGCGAATTTGATTTTGATACCCTAAGTGATGAAGGCTATCTAAAAGCGGACGAGGAAAGCAACTTAAAATTCAAATATGATTTTATTGCTTGTGAGGCTTCAACAAAACAACCAGATGGAAAAAGCTACAAATTATGTTATTATCTATTTAGACGTTTATCAGAAAACGAAAGTATTGAAATAATACTTCATCATACTTCGTCATTAGATTTTAAAATCCGCTACTCCAACAGCTATAATTTTGAGCAATTCAGGGAAGCTCTAAACCTTGTCAACTTACGTCAACCATTTCAAGATGAAGTTTTAGTACTTAGTAGTAATATGAAATAG
- a CDS encoding helix-turn-helix and ligand-binding sensor domain-containing protein yields the protein MKSILPKFIFFFFIAFQIQAQELLPFVENYNKSDYQGDNQIWNVVQGNDDAMYFANNHYLLRYDGVIWEKYTLPNKTIIRSIMIEGDKIYSGSYKEFGYWYRKEGKMHYVSITKKLRLFDEKDNEEIWKIFKFKGSVYFQSFNDVFIYDGKHIKKIKFPFLISYCFVVDNDVYVASVAKGLFRMDGSKIANPKGWNILKKTVVHAIEKYKNETFIFTQKKGIFIVEKGGLKPWNNPLNEVLKSATINVAKFIKGNKLVVGTGNRGVFIYDFQTNTYKNINRNNVLMNNSVLSIGFDKENDLWLGLDNGITHVEINSPISFFYDNSGLLGSVYSVAAIDKGYLIASNHGVFEFVSGKFNMLPNTQGQAWNISKIGTKYIIGHNDGTFCYENGSLVKINNRSGGWNLTKSSINNTYFQSTYSGVVAYNDIAVPTENKVINDLSKPIKYVAQNQKNEIWAADNYRGLYRVLYDDNYKTKKVENITQQSKIKNDFGVKIFEFRNEILFLINNVWYTYNSISGSLEENELFNSNFKNISDVVSIDEDHFVVLQNGILYHIYAKGNKFIWNIIQEKYYKGTLINDNLRIFKTQNHYLLNLDDGFISLQLTYENKQNAHVKIEAFNDGNLISNEDKIKYNTEIRINVISGIYGASKPNLFYKINKNGDFLPISDGLIVLNNLSSGSHAIVVYKHDGASYEEVTDFDFKVAEPWYFSFWMILLYLLVVGAVLFFYYKWNKLRYMQKLKLQAEELKHQREILEMELKAENELNVQEYEKHILELELQTKSSEVAGKSLSIAKQSEMIDNIQNILNSEKDFNKLKSEIKKAIKINEVNKHEWEIFETNLNQIHNEFIINLSKKFPNLTPKDIKLCVYLKMNLSSKEIAPMMNISFRGVELHRYRLRKKLGLTQDENLSKFLLSL from the coding sequence TTGAAATCGATACTTCCTAAATTTATATTCTTCTTTTTCATTGCTTTTCAAATCCAGGCACAAGAATTACTTCCATTCGTAGAAAATTATAATAAATCTGATTACCAAGGTGACAATCAAATTTGGAATGTGGTTCAGGGCAATGACGATGCCATGTATTTTGCCAATAATCACTATTTATTGCGTTATGATGGTGTCATTTGGGAAAAGTACACCTTACCGAATAAAACGATCATCCGTTCGATCATGATCGAAGGCGATAAGATCTATTCAGGCTCGTATAAAGAGTTTGGTTACTGGTACCGAAAAGAGGGAAAGATGCATTACGTTTCCATCACTAAAAAACTGCGTTTGTTTGACGAAAAGGACAATGAAGAGATTTGGAAAATTTTCAAGTTTAAAGGTTCCGTCTATTTCCAGTCTTTTAATGATGTTTTTATTTATGATGGAAAACACATTAAGAAAATCAAATTCCCTTTTCTAATATCCTATTGCTTTGTAGTGGATAATGATGTCTATGTTGCTTCAGTTGCAAAAGGTCTTTTTCGAATGGACGGTTCAAAAATAGCCAATCCGAAAGGTTGGAATATTTTAAAAAAGACCGTAGTTCACGCTATTGAAAAGTACAAGAACGAGACCTTTATTTTTACACAGAAAAAAGGAATTTTTATTGTAGAAAAAGGAGGTTTAAAACCCTGGAATAATCCGTTGAATGAAGTTTTAAAATCGGCAACGATTAATGTTGCTAAGTTTATTAAAGGAAATAAACTGGTAGTAGGAACCGGGAACAGAGGTGTTTTTATTTACGACTTTCAAACGAATACCTATAAAAACATCAACCGGAATAATGTCTTAATGAATAATTCGGTATTAAGTATCGGTTTCGATAAAGAGAACGATTTATGGCTTGGTTTGGATAATGGTATTACGCATGTCGAAATCAACTCTCCGATTTCTTTCTTTTATGATAATTCAGGACTACTGGGTTCTGTTTATTCTGTCGCAGCTATTGATAAGGGATATCTGATTGCTTCAAATCACGGAGTTTTCGAATTTGTTTCCGGTAAGTTTAATATGTTGCCCAATACACAGGGGCAGGCCTGGAATATTAGTAAAATTGGGACCAAATATATTATAGGTCATAATGATGGAACTTTTTGTTACGAAAATGGTTCACTGGTTAAAATCAATAACAGAAGCGGAGGATGGAACTTGACAAAAAGCAGTATCAATAATACTTATTTTCAATCGACTTACAGCGGTGTTGTGGCTTACAATGATATCGCAGTACCTACTGAGAACAAAGTTATTAATGATCTTTCAAAACCTATAAAGTATGTTGCTCAGAATCAGAAAAATGAAATCTGGGCTGCAGATAATTACCGCGGATTGTATCGGGTATTGTACGATGATAACTATAAGACTAAAAAAGTTGAAAATATAACACAGCAGAGCAAAATTAAGAATGATTTTGGTGTAAAGATTTTTGAATTTAGAAATGAAATCCTTTTCCTAATCAATAATGTTTGGTATACCTATAATTCGATTAGCGGCAGTCTTGAAGAAAATGAACTGTTTAATTCTAATTTTAAGAACATAAGTGATGTCGTTTCAATTGATGAAGATCATTTTGTAGTGCTGCAGAATGGAATTTTGTATCATATATATGCGAAGGGTAATAAATTCATTTGGAACATTATTCAGGAGAAATATTATAAAGGTACCCTGATCAATGATAATCTGAGGATTTTCAAAACTCAGAACCACTATTTACTCAATCTTGATGATGGATTTATATCGCTTCAGCTCACTTATGAAAACAAGCAAAATGCTCATGTAAAAATAGAAGCTTTTAATGATGGAAATCTTATATCAAATGAAGATAAGATCAAATACAACACTGAGATAAGAATAAATGTAATTTCGGGAATTTACGGGGCAAGTAAGCCTAATTTGTTTTATAAAATCAATAAAAATGGCGATTTCCTGCCAATTTCAGACGGACTGATTGTATTGAACAATTTAAGCAGTGGTTCACATGCTATAGTGGTTTACAAACATGATGGTGCGAGTTACGAAGAAGTAACGGACTTTGATTTTAAAGTGGCTGAACCCTGGTATTTTTCATTCTGGATGATTTTACTGTATCTGCTTGTAGTAGGAGCGGTTTTGTTTTTCTATTACAAATGGAACAAGCTACGCTATATGCAAAAATTGAAGCTGCAAGCTGAAGAGTTAAAACATCAGCGTGAAATTCTGGAAATGGAATTGAAAGCGGAGAATGAATTGAATGTTCAGGAGTATGAAAAACACATTTTAGAACTGGAACTGCAAACAAAATCCTCAGAAGTTGCCGGAAAATCATTGTCCATTGCCAAGCAAAGTGAAATGATTGATAACATTCAGAACATTTTGAATTCTGAAAAAGACTTCAATAAACTGAAGAGTGAAATCAAAAAAGCAATTAAAATCAATGAGGTGAACAAACACGAATGGGAGATTTTTGAAACCAATCTGAATCAGATTCACAATGAATTTATCATTAACCTTTCTAAAAAGTTTCCAAACTTAACTCCTAAGGATATAAAACTGTGTGTTTACCTCAAAATGAATCTTTCTTCCAAGGAAATTGCACCTATGATGAACATCTCTTTTAGGGGCGTAGAATTGCACAGATATCGTTTGAGAAAGAAATTAGGGCTTACTCAGGATGAAAACCTCTCAAAGTTTTTATTAAGTCTGTAA
- the corA gene encoding magnesium/cobalt transporter CorA encodes MRKIKYKKGRKLQHTSLEYTGTHKSHETEMQLFVYNDTDVVEYEKFTVLAINSCFDYTKNNWLNIHGLNDIALIKTIGDHFKVDDFLLADILNTTKRTKLEEQKEVLFFNIKSLLPSEYSDGLKVEQLSFILKDGILISFQEKRSDFFTHIRERLRTHAGIVRTKKVDYLLYLLLDAVMENFYITIEDEEDNIEELIDLTKKGADPIILEKIENHRDNFNFLKRSITPLRDSLYYLKTIKDDDENNGLIQKETFNFFIRLHQKSLELLEQIESDMSSLESASNFYFSEQSRKMNEIMKTLTIISAIFIPLTFIVGVYGMNFEYMPELKERNGYFIVMASMFLLVIALIIYFKKRRWF; translated from the coding sequence ATGAGAAAGATAAAATACAAGAAAGGCAGAAAGTTGCAGCATACAAGTCTGGAGTACACAGGCACACATAAAAGCCATGAAACAGAAATGCAGCTTTTTGTTTATAATGATACTGATGTTGTTGAATACGAGAAATTTACGGTTTTGGCCATAAATTCATGTTTTGATTATACTAAAAACAATTGGTTGAATATTCACGGATTAAATGATATCGCTCTTATTAAAACAATCGGGGATCATTTTAAAGTAGATGATTTTTTACTGGCTGATATTTTAAATACGACCAAAAGAACCAAACTTGAGGAACAAAAAGAGGTTTTGTTTTTCAACATAAAATCGTTGTTGCCTTCAGAATACTCAGACGGTCTTAAGGTCGAGCAGCTCAGTTTTATTTTAAAAGACGGAATATTGATTTCTTTCCAGGAAAAAAGAAGTGACTTCTTTACACACATACGCGAACGCCTTCGTACCCATGCCGGAATTGTAAGAACTAAAAAAGTAGACTATCTGCTTTATTTGTTGCTTGATGCCGTAATGGAAAACTTTTATATTACAATCGAAGATGAAGAAGATAATATTGAAGAACTTATAGATTTAACCAAAAAAGGAGCAGATCCGATTATTCTGGAAAAAATTGAAAATCATCGCGATAATTTTAATTTTTTAAAACGTTCCATCACTCCGCTTCGTGATTCGCTTTATTATTTGAAGACCATTAAAGATGATGATGAAAATAATGGCCTTATTCAGAAGGAAACCTTTAATTTTTTCATTAGACTGCATCAGAAAAGTTTAGAACTTCTGGAGCAGATTGAGTCTGATATGAGTTCTTTAGAAAGCGCTTCCAATTTCTATTTTTCGGAGCAAAGCCGAAAAATGAATGAGATTATGAAGACCCTGACCATCATTTCAGCCATATTTATTCCGCTCACTTTTATTGTTGGAGTATATGGGATGAATTTTGAATATATGCCGGAATTAAAGGAGAGAAACGGCTATTTCATTGTAATGGCAAGTATGTTTTTATTGGTCATAGCCTTAATTATTTATTTTAAAAAAAGACGTTGGTTTTAA